The following are encoded in a window of Methanobrevibacter ruminantium M1 genomic DNA:
- a CDS encoding Nif3-like dinuclear metal center hexameric protein, whose protein sequence is MYANDIFNIIDELVPRKLALKNDKFGYFGKTFDNFDIKNIKVILDLLPEDDLKFDKGDLVISHHPPLFMPKTPTYVVHSNWDIVQGGANDALAYYLGLKPISIFHKQTGIGRICSSTKTLDQFLALVCYKFGPENVRLVHDGDFDKMLRKIAIVSGFGLSNKEFIKLAKDRSVDAFLSGDLNHSNAIYAKKLGITLIDVSHHIIEIPGLFALKELLRRNEDITVPVEMIDNGVPWKYISADF, encoded by the coding sequence ATGTATGCAAATGATATTTTTAATATTATAGATGAATTGGTGCCTCGTAAATTGGCATTGAAGAATGATAAATTCGGCTATTTTGGAAAGACTTTCGACAATTTCGATATTAAAAATATTAAAGTCATATTAGATTTATTGCCAGAAGATGACTTGAAATTTGATAAGGGTGATTTGGTTATTTCCCATCATCCTCCTCTCTTTATGCCAAAGACTCCAACCTATGTTGTCCATTCCAATTGGGATATTGTTCAGGGAGGGGCAAATGACGCTTTGGCTTATTATTTGGGTTTAAAGCCTATTTCTATTTTTCACAAGCAGACAGGCATAGGCCGAATCTGCTCTTCAACAAAGACATTGGATCAGTTCTTAGCCTTGGTTTGCTATAAGTTCGGTCCTGAAAATGTTCGATTGGTTCATGATGGCGACTTTGATAAGATGCTTAGGAAAATTGCTATAGTTTCCGGATTTGGCTTAAGCAATAAGGAATTTATTAAATTGGCTAAGGACAGGTCCGTAGATGCATTTTTATCTGGTGACTTGAACCATTCAAATGCGATTTATGCGAAAAAGCTAGGAATTACTTTAATCGATGTTTCTCATCATATTATTGAGATTCCGGGGCTATTTGCCTTAAAGGAATTGCTAAGACGAAATGAGGATATTACTGTTCCTGTAGAAATGATTGACAATGGAGTTCCTTGGAAATATATTTCTGCTGATTTTTAG
- a CDS encoding ThiF family adenylyltransferase has protein sequence MIQEMENSLIPKGSIDLVGFGRLGLRTGINLIQVHRGGPAKITVIDGQKISESDIIFLLKGAKVGTYKSDFLKEISTHSKDFREVVSITEDITEDNIDLITGDVVVIEIAGGNTVPTAAKIIKKAHENGSKTIGTAGIFGIGDEEIVVADISEFDDSNPAIEELRKEGILDNHLVISTNRFIRDGIPITPYVLDDIANIITREALKLLIEKNNE, from the coding sequence ATGATTCAAGAAATGGAAAATAGTTTAATTCCAAAAGGAAGTATTGATTTAGTGGGATTTGGAAGATTAGGTTTAAGAACAGGAATCAATCTTATACAGGTTCACAGAGGAGGTCCAGCTAAGATAACAGTTATTGATGGACAGAAGATCTCTGAATCTGATATAATATTTCTATTGAAAGGAGCTAAAGTCGGCACTTATAAATCTGACTTTTTAAAGGAAATTTCCACCCATTCAAAGGATTTTAGAGAAGTTGTTTCAATCACTGAAGACATAACAGAGGATAATATTGATTTAATCACTGGAGATGTGGTTGTAATTGAAATAGCTGGAGGAAATACCGTACCTACTGCAGCAAAGATAATTAAAAAAGCTCATGAAAACGGCTCAAAAACAATTGGAACTGCAGGTATATTCGGAATTGGGGATGAAGAGATTGTTGTAGCAGACATCTCTGAATTTGATGATTCCAATCCCGCTATTGAAGAGTTAAGAAAAGAAGGAATCCTTGATAACCATTTAGTTATAAGCACTAATAGGTTTATTAGGGATGGAATTCCAATAACTCCTTATGTATTGGATGATATTGCTAATATCATTACAAGAGAGGCCTTAAAATTACTTATTGAAAAGAATAATGAATAG
- a CDS encoding UPF0254 family protein encodes MITIATAECFTHGILAREIHALAQDYDDIFASSYWGLVNKVQKDCIKDAILEDKCSIFDLRDLSVSCGLFIPTLDAVKSVLKIENPLEPLTLIDGIKVYDDDGDREMAILMAEAAKKVSGSDIGIGTTAGIGYGGIAIVDDDIVISTSSDVYADLVNVDSDDLYMRQRSGIEKTLKILIYYLNDNLDIINQMNNVKIYNKSE; translated from the coding sequence ATGATTACTATCGCAACTGCAGAATGTTTTACACATGGGATTTTAGCTCGTGAAATACATGCTCTCGCTCAGGATTATGATGATATTTTTGCATCTTCCTATTGGGGTTTGGTTAACAAAGTCCAAAAGGATTGCATCAAGGATGCAATTCTTGAAGATAAATGTTCCATTTTTGATTTAAGGGATTTGAGTGTTAGCTGTGGATTGTTCATTCCTACATTGGATGCTGTAAAATCTGTTTTAAAGATAGAAAATCCGCTAGAGCCTTTGACACTTATTGATGGAATTAAGGTTTATGACGATGATGGCGATAGGGAAATGGCTATATTGATGGCAGAGGCTGCTAAAAAGGTATCTGGTTCTGATATTGGAATAGGCACAACTGCAGGGATTGGATATGGTGGCATAGCTATTGTCGATGATGATATTGTCATTAGCACAAGTTCTGATGTTTATGCTGATTTGGTAAATGTGGATTCCGATGATCTTTATATGCGTCAAAGAAGTGGAATAGAAAAGACTTTAAAAATATTGATTTATTATTTAAACGATAATTTAGACATTATTAATCAAATGAATAATGTGAAAATATATAATAAATCAGAATAA
- a CDS encoding heavy metal translocating P-type ATPase, which translates to MIFTIEYDKGTRLRVRCGKEAFTKEESYGLAETLIDYDFIDEVKVSHRNGSILVLYNDPKKRIEILRIISKISQDNLYETKASDKAALEELNDKFAIKIAKHILKRYLFKIILPIPLRKLRMLYHASSYIWRGLDSLTSFRADVALLDGTAITASLLTKNYKSVGSMMFLLSISEMLEDYTMQKTKSTLKSSLALNIDSVWKVEIDDEGNEIESQFPLSKLEKGDKIRIRTGAIIPVDGVIADGDAMINEASMTGESLAVHKDNGKAVHAGTVVEEGSIVIEVRSVNDETRLNKIIDMIEDSEELKAGIQSKAEKLADSIVPYSLAATALTYLITRNVTKALSVLMVDFSCAIKLTTPISVISAMKEASDNRIMVKGGKHLEAYANADTIVFDKTGTLTNAHPVLEKVIPCGKYDRDEVLRIAACIEEHFAHSVATAIVKQAEKEGLHHEEDHSEVEYIVAHGISTTYDGKKAIIGSRHFLEEDEGIRFTKKQEKLIEENAEEYSVIYLAIGKKLQGILCIADPVRDEAHEVISQLKALGIENVVMLTGDSENAAKRIAKDLGITRYKSQVLPEDKASIIQEIKAEGHQVIMVGDGINDSPALSAADVSVAMRNSSDIAREVADISLLSDDLYDLATLRLLATGMLDKINTNYRHIVMFNGSLIGLGLLGVIPPTTSSLLHNLSTMLFGYRSTKSVLGEKEEVVIDTNVINNDGALIGQSGK; encoded by the coding sequence ATGATTTTTACAATAGAATATGATAAAGGAACTCGCTTAAGAGTGAGATGTGGTAAAGAAGCATTTACCAAAGAGGAATCCTATGGCTTAGCTGAAACCTTAATCGACTATGACTTCATAGATGAAGTAAAGGTGTCTCATAGAAACGGAAGCATTCTTGTCTTATACAATGATCCTAAAAAAAGGATAGAAATTCTTAGAATCATATCAAAAATCAGCCAAGATAATTTATATGAAACAAAGGCAAGTGATAAGGCTGCTCTTGAAGAGCTGAATGACAAGTTTGCAATAAAAATTGCAAAGCATATTCTCAAAAGATACCTCTTTAAGATCATATTGCCAATTCCTTTAAGGAAATTAAGAATGCTTTATCATGCGTCATCCTATATCTGGAGAGGGCTCGACAGCCTAACAAGTTTCCGCGCTGATGTGGCCCTTCTTGATGGAACAGCAATTACTGCATCATTATTGACTAAAAACTACAAGTCTGTAGGGTCAATGATGTTTCTCCTATCCATCTCTGAAATGTTAGAAGACTATACAATGCAAAAGACCAAAAGCACATTAAAAAGCAGTCTGGCCTTAAACATTGACAGCGTATGGAAAGTGGAGATTGATGATGAGGGAAATGAAATCGAAAGCCAATTCCCATTAAGCAAGCTTGAAAAAGGAGACAAGATAAGAATCAGAACCGGCGCGATCATTCCAGTCGATGGAGTCATTGCAGATGGGGATGCAATGATCAATGAAGCCTCCATGACTGGAGAGTCATTAGCTGTTCATAAGGATAATGGCAAGGCTGTCCATGCAGGAACCGTTGTTGAAGAGGGCTCAATAGTCATTGAAGTCCGCTCCGTTAACGATGAGACAAGATTGAATAAGATCATTGACATGATTGAGGATTCAGAGGAGCTGAAGGCTGGAATTCAAAGCAAAGCAGAAAAGCTAGCAGATTCAATTGTGCCATACAGCTTAGCTGCAACAGCACTGACATACCTCATTACAAGAAATGTGACAAAGGCATTATCCGTATTGATGGTAGACTTCTCCTGTGCAATCAAGCTAACAACCCCTATTTCTGTCATCTCAGCAATGAAAGAGGCATCAGACAATAGGATAATGGTAAAAGGTGGAAAGCACCTGGAAGCATATGCAAATGCAGACACCATTGTCTTTGATAAGACTGGAACATTAACCAATGCTCATCCAGTATTGGAAAAGGTCATTCCTTGTGGAAAATATGATAGAGATGAGGTCTTAAGAATTGCAGCATGCATTGAAGAGCACTTTGCCCATAGTGTAGCCACTGCCATTGTGAAGCAAGCCGAAAAAGAAGGATTGCACCATGAGGAAGACCATAGTGAAGTGGAATACATTGTTGCACATGGAATCTCAACTACTTATGACGGCAAGAAAGCAATCATTGGAAGCAGGCACTTTTTAGAAGAGGACGAAGGAATCAGATTTACCAAAAAGCAAGAAAAACTTATTGAAGAAAATGCAGAAGAGTATTCTGTAATCTATCTTGCAATAGGTAAAAAACTTCAAGGAATCCTTTGCATTGCAGATCCTGTAAGAGACGAAGCCCATGAAGTAATAAGTCAGCTTAAGGCATTAGGCATTGAAAATGTAGTGATGCTAACTGGAGACAGCGAAAACGCTGCAAAAAGAATAGCCAAGGATTTAGGCATTACCCGGTATAAATCTCAAGTGCTTCCAGAGGATAAGGCAAGCATTATTCAAGAGATTAAAGCCGAAGGCCATCAGGTCATTATGGTTGGAGATGGAATAAACGACTCTCCTGCATTATCTGCTGCTGATGTGTCAGTAGCTATGAGAAACTCATCAGACATTGCAAGAGAAGTTGCAGATATTTCCCTACTTTCAGATGACCTTTATGACTTGGCAACTCTTAGATTGCTTGCAACAGGCATGCTTGATAAGATAAATACAAATTACAGGCATATTGTCATGTTTAATGGATCACTGATTGGACTTGGATTGCTTGGAGTCATTCCACCTACAACAAGCTCATTGCTTCATAACTTATCTACAATGCTCTTTGGATATAGAAGCACTAAGTCTGTTTTAGGTGAAAAAGAAGAAGTCGTTATTGATACAAACGTAATTAATAATGATGGTGCTTTGATTGGCCAATCAGGCAAATAA
- a CDS encoding DUF6110 family protein encodes MVDRHEIVDKMYENKHTLLFVGGIATAIVGAKILKSQTTKDYAAKGMAKVLTCKSDLEESIQDIKDNAEDIQTDAKAAQKEAICVDVTEEEE; translated from the coding sequence ATGGTAGACAGACATGAAATTGTAGACAAAATGTATGAAAACAAACACACTTTACTTTTCGTAGGAGGAATTGCAACTGCAATTGTAGGGGCAAAAATTTTAAAATCCCAAACCACTAAAGATTACGCTGCAAAAGGAATGGCTAAAGTTCTAACTTGCAAAAGCGACTTAGAAGAATCCATTCAAGACATTAAAGACAATGCAGAAGACATTCAAACTGATGCAAAAGCTGCTCAAAAAGAAGCAATCTGTGTAGATGTAACTGAAGAAGAAGAATAA
- a CDS encoding FeoA family protein: MIKKLSELKSGEQGTLSSYGTGGDLELKRHLLGMGFIKGADIEVEKVAPLGDPMQIKVKGYSVCLRKEEARNIDVEV, encoded by the coding sequence ATGATTAAAAAATTAAGCGAACTCAAATCTGGAGAACAAGGCACCTTATCTTCTTACGGAACTGGCGGAGATTTGGAATTGAAAAGACATTTGCTCGGTATGGGCTTCATTAAAGGAGCAGATATTGAAGTAGAAAAAGTAGCTCCTCTTGGAGATCCTATGCAAATTAAGGTAAAAGGATACTCTGTATGTCTTAGAAAAGAAGAAGCTAGGAATATCGATGTAGAAGTATAA
- the feoB gene encoding ferrous iron transport protein B encodes MANLKIGLAGNPNVGKTTLFNNLTGLNQHVGNWPGKTVAQAKGSYKHSGNEVEVIDLPGNYALSAHSIEEIVSRDFIVDEDSDVIVNIIDAANIERNLYLTVQMMELGANLVVALNMNKYAQDKGYTINADKLSELLGVPVVEIEANSDIGKEQLLKTIEQAAANPVDSSKKLVYNNELKEHLAELQAVIEEDKNLLDVPSSWIAIKLLENDEIVEEKIEGSSKRNNIVNETQKVKDHLKGIFGEGSEEVIANARYAFIDGLLKESLTKPDHLKTTISEKIDRIVTNRILGFPIFLVIMYAMFEIVFTFGAPFQDLIDEFFGILGDAIIGSLGETMLSSFLVNGLIGGVGGVLVFLPQIILLFLIISFLEDCGYLARAAFVMDKLMHKFVGLHGKAFIPMLLGIGCGVPGIMATRTMENEKDRLITMLIVPFMSCSARMPVYLLLVGAFFAANESLVIFSLYLLGILVAVIVAFILRKTTFKEMDAPFVMELPDYKLPTIRGIIMHTLEKSWGFIKKAGTIILVASIVIWMLSYFPAGVEYGSADSAIGTIGQVIAPVFAPLGFGEWQPAVALLFGLVAKEVVVGTFSSLFGVAEEGAEIAAAMHGIFTPLTAYVFMVFVLLYIPCFAALGAIKQETGGWKYPLLMAGLTLVVAYVVAFIVYMIGLGLGLG; translated from the coding sequence ATGGCAAATCTCAAAATAGGTTTAGCAGGTAATCCTAATGTAGGTAAAACCACCCTATTCAATAATTTGACCGGTTTAAACCAACATGTAGGTAACTGGCCTGGTAAAACCGTAGCACAAGCAAAAGGTTCCTATAAACATAGTGGGAACGAAGTTGAAGTAATTGATTTACCTGGTAACTATGCTTTAAGTGCTCATTCAATTGAGGAAATTGTATCAAGAGACTTTATCGTAGATGAAGACTCTGATGTAATCGTGAACATTATAGATGCAGCAAACATAGAAAGAAACCTGTATCTGACTGTTCAGATGATGGAGCTCGGAGCTAATTTAGTAGTTGCATTGAATATGAATAAGTACGCCCAAGACAAGGGATATACAATCAATGCAGATAAGCTTTCTGAATTATTGGGAGTTCCTGTTGTTGAAATTGAAGCAAATAGTGATATAGGTAAAGAGCAATTGCTTAAAACTATTGAACAAGCAGCTGCAAACCCGGTAGACTCTTCTAAAAAATTGGTTTATAACAATGAACTTAAAGAGCATCTCGCTGAATTGCAGGCTGTTATAGAAGAAGACAAAAACTTACTTGATGTTCCTTCATCTTGGATTGCAATCAAATTGCTTGAAAATGATGAAATCGTTGAAGAGAAGATTGAAGGATCTTCAAAAAGAAACAATATAGTAAATGAAACTCAAAAGGTCAAGGACCACTTGAAAGGCATATTTGGAGAAGGCAGTGAAGAGGTAATCGCAAATGCAAGATATGCATTCATTGACGGATTATTAAAAGAATCTCTCACCAAGCCGGACCATTTGAAAACCACTATAAGTGAAAAAATCGATAGAATCGTTACAAACAGGATATTGGGCTTCCCGATATTCCTTGTTATAATGTATGCAATGTTTGAAATCGTATTTACTTTCGGCGCACCTTTCCAAGATTTGATTGACGAATTCTTTGGAATCTTAGGTGATGCCATAATCGGCTCCCTTGGAGAAACAATGCTTTCTTCATTCCTAGTCAATGGACTTATCGGAGGGGTTGGCGGAGTATTGGTCTTCTTGCCTCAAATCATTCTATTGTTCTTAATTATTAGTTTCCTTGAAGATTGCGGTTATTTAGCTAGAGCTGCATTCGTTATGGATAAATTAATGCATAAGTTTGTAGGATTACATGGTAAGGCATTTATTCCTATGCTTTTAGGAATCGGTTGTGGTGTTCCAGGTATTATGGCAACCAGAACCATGGAAAACGAAAAGGACAGATTGATCACTATGCTGATTGTTCCATTCATGTCCTGTTCTGCTAGAATGCCTGTATACTTATTGTTAGTTGGGGCATTTTTCGCAGCTAATGAAAGCCTTGTAATCTTCTCATTATACTTGCTTGGTATACTTGTAGCAGTCATTGTTGCATTTATATTAAGAAAGACTACATTTAAAGAAATGGACGCTCCATTTGTAATGGAATTACCTGACTATAAATTGCCTACAATCAGAGGTATCATAATGCACACCCTTGAAAAATCCTGGGGATTCATTAAAAAGGCAGGTACCATTATTTTGGTAGCAAGTATTGTAATCTGGATGTTAAGCTATTTCCCTGCTGGTGTGGAATATGGATCTGCAGATAGTGCAATCGGTACTATCGGTCAGGTCATTGCACCTGTGTTTGCTCCTTTAGGTTTCGGAGAATGGCAACCTGCTGTAGCCTTATTATTTGGTCTTGTTGCTAAGGAGGTTGTTGTCGGTACCTTCAGCTCGCTCTTTGGAGTGGCAGAGGAGGGAGCCGAGATTGCTGCAGCTATGCATGGAATCTTTACTCCTCTAACCGCTTACGTATTCATGGTATTTGTACTTCTATACATTCCGTGTTTTGCAGCATTGGGGGCAATCAAGCAGGAAACCGGTGGATGGAAATATCCATTGCTGATGGCTGGATTGACTTTAGTTGTTGCATATGTGGTAGCTTTCATAGTTTATATGATTGGACTAGGTTTGGGATTGGGTTAA
- the cbiM gene encoding cobalt transporter CbiM has translation MHIPDGFIPLWQCAIYYVILIIALYFAGKWAKANLDEKRIPLLAVLAAGIFAIMSMNMPIPFGTSGHMVGGALVAIVFMAPEAAVLVFTAVLLIQALFFGDGGITALGANVFNMAIVGGCVGLYTYKGLNGIIGKYPSIFLGAWLATLVAAVVCALEMAIAGTFPLSVGVASMALYHAFIGLIEGVLTVIVIFALEKYRPDLLAWNRE, from the coding sequence ATGCATATACCTGATGGTTTTATACCTCTTTGGCAATGTGCGATCTACTATGTAATCTTGATTATTGCATTGTATTTCGCTGGAAAATGGGCCAAAGCAAATCTAGATGAAAAACGTATACCACTTCTTGCAGTATTAGCTGCAGGTATTTTTGCAATTATGTCTATGAACATGCCTATTCCATTTGGTACCAGTGGCCACATGGTCGGTGGGGCATTAGTTGCTATTGTATTTATGGCTCCTGAAGCTGCTGTTCTTGTATTCACTGCAGTATTGCTTATACAAGCTTTATTCTTCGGAGACGGTGGAATTACCGCTTTAGGTGCAAATGTATTTAACATGGCTATCGTTGGAGGATGTGTCGGTCTTTACACCTACAAAGGATTAAACGGCATCATTGGAAAATATCCTTCAATATTCTTAGGCGCATGGCTTGCAACATTAGTTGCAGCTGTTGTCTGTGCTCTTGAGATGGCTATTGCAGGAACTTTCCCATTGAGTGTGGGAGTCGCTTCTATGGCACTTTACCATGCATTCATTGGTTTAATTGAAGGAGTATTAACAGTTATTGTTATATTTGCTCTTGAAAAATACAGACCAGATCTATTGGCATGGAATAGAGAATAG
- a CDS encoding PDGLE domain-containing protein: protein MELSKSDKYLIVVGIIFCLALAVLSPYIASGDPDGLEKSAEDANVGEDVEAPVMEAPFPDYTYEPLEKIGEIGVLILGALITLIVAWGIGYALKRSE from the coding sequence ATGGAATTAAGTAAAAGTGACAAATATTTAATCGTAGTAGGGATTATATTCTGTCTTGCATTAGCAGTATTATCTCCTTACATTGCATCTGGAGACCCAGATGGATTAGAAAAATCAGCAGAAGATGCAAACGTTGGCGAAGATGTTGAAGCTCCAGTAATGGAAGCTCCATTCCCAGACTATACCTATGAGCCTTTAGAAAAAATAGGTGAAATCGGCGTATTGATTCTAGGCGCGCTGATAACACTTATTGTTGCATGGGGTATAGGTTATGCATTGAAAAGATCTGAATAA
- the cbiQ gene encoding cobalt ECF transporter T component CbiQ: MMAIEEVRNLEVIASKDTIIHNLEGRVKLIAILLIIVFCVFSDRLIVPLVLEIFLLIVMYLAELSFKDSFKRIALLLPFGGFVIAFQPFIHPGNIIWQGPYPWLFITDTGLNWTVLLFARLIVCLTAIVILSSTSPMQEVVQSFRKLGMPRDLAMILTIMVRFLFIFVDELRDIRQSMKSRNFDPFNKKIPYKWRVKQVGYSIAMMFLKAYEKGETIYLSMASRCFSDNSRLYHAKTIIGKHEYIFLACVIGIVIVLELVVLFYSGNLDYLGVSLSL; the protein is encoded by the coding sequence ATTATGGCAATAGAAGAAGTTAGAAATTTGGAAGTGATCGCTTCTAAGGACACTATCATTCATAATTTGGAAGGTAGGGTTAAGCTTATTGCCATCTTATTAATAATCGTTTTCTGTGTTTTTTCAGATAGGCTAATAGTTCCACTTGTATTGGAAATATTCTTGCTCATTGTAATGTATCTGGCTGAATTGTCCTTTAAGGACAGCTTTAAAAGAATAGCTCTTCTTTTGCCATTCGGTGGTTTTGTTATCGCTTTCCAGCCATTCATCCACCCTGGAAATATCATTTGGCAAGGTCCTTATCCTTGGTTGTTTATAACAGACACTGGTTTAAATTGGACAGTTCTCTTATTTGCTAGATTAATCGTCTGTTTGACAGCTATTGTCATCCTTTCATCTACCTCACCAATGCAGGAAGTTGTTCAATCATTTAGAAAGCTTGGAATGCCAAGAGATCTTGCTATGATTTTAACAATTATGGTCAGATTCCTATTTATCTTTGTAGATGAATTAAGGGACATCAGACAGTCAATGAAGTCTAGAAACTTTGATCCTTTCAATAAGAAGATTCCGTATAAATGGAGAGTCAAGCAGGTGGGATATAGCATAGCGATGATGTTTTTAAAGGCATATGAAAAGGGAGAAACCATTTATTTAAGTATGGCCAGCAGATGCTTCTCAGACAATTCCAGATTATATCATGCCAAGACTATAATTGGAAAGCATGAGTATATATTTTTAGCTTGTGTTATAGGCATTGTCATTGTTTTAGAACTGGTTGTATTGTTCTATTCTGGCAATTTGGATTATTTAGGCGTTTCTTTATCTTTATAA
- a CDS encoding oligosaccharide repeat unit polymerase family protein: MSLIYSITSTITRNIEKILRESLLFTIIFNILEFIENQWVNSYFKGLYPSERFLSIVNKSKILKEEIFSPLIVLVTFTLFILLATDPVPRDLQTTIIIAFLSFFIGAIIFPRFILNNQLNQLNDETNTDNKESKTDKSKQIPLFNSYDVYSIGFCLSLIGIVFLFLSIASVGGLPILKSSLRYSLKPAFTMPVFLIIPGIGLMASHYLNQYKNNEISRSQTRFRFLVLTAIGIGTVLTLQYRTPIIAILLMMIIIGYYGKILSVWEVILGALLGVCAIIGIGYLRSLNELAISSNTNIFSTLNSRANFTMHVLNLLNYISGNFGLMHGKMIASAMPGSDLGPRMMVGKLIAWRTEVTVTPTLLGQMLVDFGKLGVAVEMCLLGFLLGTGYKIVKITENSFYIALYGLILTYSIVGVETGILDIQILAYFFISAFIYFAVILKDKGIRIY; encoded by the coding sequence ATGAGCTTAATATATTCTATAACTAGCACAATAACTAGAAATATAGAAAAAATACTAAGAGAGTCCCTTTTATTTACAATCATTTTCAATATATTGGAATTTATTGAAAATCAATGGGTCAACAGTTATTTTAAGGGCTTATACCCTAGCGAAAGATTCCTATCAATTGTAAATAAGAGTAAGATCTTAAAGGAAGAGATATTTTCACCCCTTATTGTTTTAGTCACATTCACTCTTTTTATACTTCTTGCAACTGATCCGGTCCCAAGGGATTTGCAGACCACTATAATCATTGCTTTTCTAAGCTTTTTTATTGGTGCAATAATATTTCCAAGATTTATTTTGAATAATCAATTAAATCAATTAAATGATGAAACTAATACCGACAATAAAGAATCAAAGACTGATAAAAGCAAGCAAATTCCCTTATTTAATTCCTACGATGTATATTCAATAGGATTCTGCCTTAGCTTAATTGGAATTGTCTTTTTGTTTTTAAGCATTGCCTCCGTTGGAGGGCTGCCAATACTAAAGTCCTCATTAAGATATTCACTTAAGCCAGCATTTACAATGCCTGTATTTTTAATAATTCCAGGTATCGGACTTATGGCTTCACATTATCTAAACCAGTACAAGAATAATGAAATCAGCCGCAGCCAAACAAGATTCAGATTCTTGGTTTTAACTGCAATTGGAATTGGAACTGTCCTTACACTCCAATATAGAACCCCAATCATTGCCATTTTACTTATGATGATTATAATAGGATATTATGGTAAAATACTATCAGTTTGGGAGGTCATTTTAGGTGCCCTGCTTGGAGTATGTGCCATCATTGGAATTGGATATTTAAGATCATTGAATGAGCTTGCAATAAGCTCAAATACAAATATATTCTCCACCTTAAACTCAAGGGCAAACTTTACAATGCATGTATTGAACCTACTGAATTATATTTCAGGGAATTTCGGACTAATGCATGGAAAGATGATAGCAAGCGCCATGCCTGGAAGCGATCTTGGACCTAGAATGATGGTGGGCAAACTGATAGCTTGGAGAACAGAGGTTACTGTAACCCCTACATTGCTAGGACAGATGCTAGTGGATTTCGGAAAACTTGGGGTTGCAGTGGAGATGTGCCTGCTTGGATTCCTTTTAGGAACTGGATATAAAATAGTTAAAATCACTGAAAACTCTTTTTACATAGCCCTTTATGGCTTGATTTTAACCTATTCCATTGTAGGTGTTGAAACTGGAATATTGGACATACAGATTTTAGCTTACTTCTTTATAAGTGCTTTTATCTATTTTGCAGTTATATTAAAAGATAAAGGCATAAGAATCTATTAA
- a CDS encoding 4Fe-4S binding protein, with translation MIDLDECGVCEKCIPVCPKELIEKKGYTMIIKDGCDDCGICLDMCPLGAIYEE, from the coding sequence GTGATTGATTTAGACGAATGCGGAGTATGTGAAAAATGCATACCTGTCTGTCCTAAGGAACTAATTGAAAAAAAAGGATATACAATGATTATAAAAGATGGCTGCGATGACTGTGGCATATGCTTGGATATGTGTCCTTTAGGAGCCATCTATGAGGAATAG
- a CDS encoding transcription factor S, with the protein MRFCPKCGKMLMPKNDILKCACGYEEKISAEVAEREYKFKGERKKENKVIVTDNNNIALPTTKITCYKCGGTKGVWWTVQTRSADEAPTYFIRCVKCGNTWRRSN; encoded by the coding sequence ATGAGATTTTGTCCTAAATGTGGTAAAATGCTAATGCCTAAAAATGATATTCTTAAATGTGCTTGCGGATATGAGGAAAAGATATCTGCAGAAGTAGCTGAAAGGGAGTATAAATTCAAAGGCGAGAGAAAAAAAGAGAATAAGGTTATTGTTACAGACAATAATAACATTGCATTGCCTACCACAAAGATAACCTGCTATAAATGCGGAGGCACTAAAGGGGTTTGGTGGACAGTTCAGACAAGATCTGCTGATGAAGCCCCCACTTATTTTATCAGATGCGTAAAATGCGGAAACACTTGGAGAAGGTCTAACTGA